From a region of the Zingiber officinale cultivar Zhangliang chromosome 4B, Zo_v1.1, whole genome shotgun sequence genome:
- the LOC121975351 gene encoding nudix hydrolase 13, mitochondrial-like gives MSSLLLARKGRHQQRYHNQLRLVAGCIPYKISRVGNSQSGDVLDRVEVLMISSPDRHDFVFPKGGWEIDETASEAACREALEEAGVRGTLNETALGVWEFRSKSRQNTCSLEGTCKGYMFALEVTEELNCYPEMDMRARKWVTVREAYELCRYNWMREALDSFRNLMTGKPISSVPELSESSAFRIGEVTAANYAIVPI, from the exons ATGTCGTCTCTTCTGCTTGCTCGCAAGGGCCGCCATCAGCAGCGGTATCACAACCAGCTCCGGCTGGTCGCAGG ATGCATTCCTTACAAGATAAGTAGAGTAGGCAACAGTCAATCTGGTGATGTGCTAGATAGAGTGGAAGTTCTCATGATCAGTTCTCCAGATCGGCATGATTTTGTCTTCCCAAAG GGTGGATGGGAAATAGATGAAACTGCAAGTGAGGCAGCATGCCGTGAAGCTTTGGAAGAAGCAGGAGTGAGGGGAACTCTGAAT GAAACTGCATTAGGTGTTTGGGAATTCAGAAGCAAGAGCAGACAGAACACATGCAGCTTGGAAGGAACCTGCAAGGGTTACATGTTTGCCTTGGAGGTCACCGAGGAGCTAAACTGCTATCCTGAGATGGACATGCGTGCGAGGAAATGG gtgACTGTTAGAGAGGCCTATGAACTTTGTCGATATAACTGGATGCGCGAAGCGCTTGATTCGTTCAGAAATCTGATGACCGGAAAGCCTATTTCTAGTGTGCCTGAGCTATCTGAGTCATCTGCCTTTCGGATTGGAGAAGTCACTGCCGCTAACTATGCGATAGTACCAATCTGA
- the LOC121978355 gene encoding resuscitation-promoting factor RpfA-like → MWHSRPVSGNWNPLHLPQLEGLDSSLHAAGNQRPPLGPFSRRIQQAAGIEAALKAMVKPKPANLLWVETTCELGGKLAGPASIFSVDFRGPGGVSGRVTGLRGGYPDKDAMAKAVAELRSCWRGETSLEQGYLRAALPATCLARELPQDTFPSFEADDGLFFQAAPPPAAAPTPVEVSPQYLPAAIPEASEALAPPPAEPADPASPRSAPDNLSPPPNVVLLISDFPCDPTIVPRPPLCHPLLRGELPQDTFPSFEADDELFFQAAPPPVAASTPVEVSPQDLPVAIPEASEALAPPPAEPADPASPRSAPDNLSPPPNVV, encoded by the exons ATGTGGCACTCAAGGCCCGTCTCCGGGAACTGGAACCCCCTTCATCTTCCACAGCTCGAAGGCCTGGACTCCTCTCTGCATGCCGCGGGGAATCAGCGGCCTCCGCTGGGCCCTTTCTCACGCCGCATTCAACAAGCTGCGGGCATTGAGGCGGCCTTAAAGGCGA TGGTGAAGCCCAAACCGGCCAATCTGCTGTGGGTGGAAACCACCTGCGAGCTCGGTGGGAAGCTTGCCGGCCCGGCTTCAATCTTTTCGGTAGACTTTCGCGGGCCAGGCGGTGTCTCGGGGCGAGTGACTGGGCTGCGCGGAGGCTACCCAGACAAGGACGCCATGGCGA aAGCTGTTGCTGAGTTACGGAGCTGTTGGCGGGGTGAGACAAGCCTTGAGCAAGGTTATTTGCGCGCAGCACTTCCCGCCACTTGCCTGGCCCGGGAATTGCCGCAGGACACCTTCCCCTCCTTCGAGGCGGATGACGGGCTCTTCTTCCaagctgctcctcctcctgctgccgcTCCAACCCCCGTAGAGGTGTCTCCCCAGTATCTTCCTGCCGCCATCCCCGAAGCTTCTGAAGCCCTTGCCCCTCCTCCTGCTGAACCAGCCGACCCGGCTTCCCCTCGGTCGGCTCCTGATAACCTGTCTCCTCCTCCGAATGTAGT CCTGCTTATCTCCGATTTCCCCTGCGATCCGACAATTGTGCCGCGCCCCCCCCTATGCCATCCCCTCCTTCGAGGGGAATTGCCGCAGGACACCTTCCCCTCCTTCGAGGCGGATGACGAGCTCTTCTTCCaagctgctcctcctcctgttgCCGCTTCAACCCCCGTAGAGGTGTCTCCCCAGGATCTTCCTGTCGCCATCCCCGAAGCTTCTGAAGCCCTTGCCCCTCCTCCTGCTGAACCAGCCGACCCGGCTTCCCCTCGGTCGGCTCCTGATAACCTGTCTCCTCCTCCGAATGTAGTGTAA